The Gasterosteus aculeatus chromosome 8, fGasAcu3.hap1.1, whole genome shotgun sequence genome has a window encoding:
- the LOC144411430 gene encoding serine/threonine-protein kinase pim-2-like gives MWARLSAFFGHHKADNVPATKRARDEDTQEEEARGALDHSHVDSTSASADTVVGRRGVKRKVTAAEGGPMRKRKRRLVTEDSEDSEHSEEEAKQRGWLSYFPFFGHRKRARGCDNASVDGPRKKRKRRLDDEDDEDGEDSEDDEDDKDGEEETKQREFEAKYIELDHIGARGRASVYAGLRRDDNVPVAIKHIRNENVYCTHVDDKGNVIPTEVAVMLKLAAESDGTSSHVSLLDWYQLVGELVLVMERPMPAENYNNYLPYNKFYVKNEEDVKIILRQLVDAALDLESKNVFHRDIKAENMLIETRSDFPRVRLISFGVSCFDDKRQTYEDFYDLKTPEFYLENGYRAGPTTVFQIGVVLYNALHMRKRFNTLAFIQGFQSLPPKTSKSCKDFLLMCLRVNPNNRPTLEQLRNHQWLR, from the exons ATGTGGGCACGTCTATCTGCGTTTTTCGGCCACCACAAAGCCGACAACGTACCCGCAACCAAAAGAGCTCGAG ATGAGGATACACAAGAAGAAGAGGCTCGAGGGGCCCTCGACCACTCTCACGTTGATTCAACGTCCGCCTCAGCAGACACAG TCGTTGGCAGGAGAGGTGTCAAGAGGAAGGTCACCGCTGCTGAGGGCGGAccaatgaggaagaggaagaggaggctggtCACCGAGGACAGCGAAGACAGCGagcacagcgaggaggaggccaaACAAA GAGGATGGCTATCGTATTTTCCGTTTTTCGGCCACCGCAAAAGAGCTCGAG GATGCGACAACGCCTCTGTGGACGGaccgaggaagaagaggaagaggaggctggacgacgaggacgacgaggacggcgaggacagcgaggacgacgaggacgacaaGGACGGCGAGGAGGAAACCAAACAAA GAGAGTTTGAGGCCAAATATATAGAACTGGATCACATCGGGGCAAGAGGACGTGCATCTGTGTATGCCGGCCTCCGCAGAGACGACAACGTACCC GTTGCCATCAAACATATCAGAAATGAAAACGTCTACTGCACACATGTG GACGACAAAGGGAACGTGATCCCCACAGAGGTCGCCGTCATGTTGAAGCTGGCGGCCGAATCGGATGGGACATCGTCACACGTGTCCCTGCTGGACTGGTACCAGTTGGTGGGGGAGCTCGTGCTGGTGATGGAGAGGCCGATGCCCGCTGAGAATTATAATAACTATCTCCCGTACAATAAATTCTATGTGAAGAATGAAGAAGACGTCAAG ATCatcctgaggcagctggtcgATGCAGCGCTCGATCTGGAGAGCAAGAACGTTTTCCACCGGGACATAAAGGCGGAGAACATGCTGATTGAGACGCGCTCGGACTTCCCGCGGGTTCGCCTCATCAGCTTTGGAGTTAGCTGTTTTGATGATAAAAGACAGACTTACGAGGACTTTTACG ATCTGAAGACCCCAGAGTTCTACCTTGAAAATGGATACAGAGCAGGACCAACCACAGTGTTCCAGATCGGAGTGGTGCTGTATAATGCCCTCCACATGAGGAAAAGGTTCAACACGTTGGCGTTCATTCAAGGATTTCAGTCTCTCCCACCCAAGACCTCCAAAT cctGCAAGGACTTCCTCCTGATGTGCCTGAGAGTCAATCCCAACAACCGTCCAACGCTGGAGCAGCTCAGGAATCACCAGTGGCTCAGATAA
- the LOC120824077 gene encoding interferon-induced protein with tetratricopeptide repeats 5-like, translated as MMSADQSQTTLRSKLEALQCHFTWILEPSKINLVLHRDKLLEIGTEDGNSWLGHIYNLRGFIQCKLGSTEDALSFFLQAAEAFGQMRRAGEGPWLVVNYGNLAWLHHLLGDQAESEAYLSKVEAIKKEYPTPSEDELHAELYAEKAWTLMILDIERELVSDYFQKAIKMQPDMVEWNTSHVIGLASNFVRGSTKMEADILDKMRDAKEQDPENLYLAACDIQIRAKKGQDVADEARELAKRVPQGGDFSLPRFCTCGGNGPRKYIRKVQSQTGRSQTFVPTTARKEAGTCRETGALQTLR; from the exons ATGATGAG TGCTGATCAGAGTCAAACAACACTGAGGTCCAAACTGGAGGCCCTGCAGTGTCATTTTACCTGGATTCTGGAGCCCAGCAAGATCAACCTTGTACTTCACCGCGACAAGCTGTTGGAGATCGGCACGGAGGATGGAAACAGCTGGCTGGGTCACATCTACAACCTGAGGGGCTTCATTCAGTGCAAGCTGGGCTCCACCGAAGACGCCCTGAGTTTCTTCCTCCAGGCTGCAGAGGCCTTCGGCCAGATGAGAAGGGCAGGTGAAGGTCCCTGGTTGGTGGTGAACTACGGGAACCTGGCTTGGCTGCACCACCTCCTGGGAGACCAAGCAGAGAGCGAGGCTTACCTTTCAAAGGTGGAAGCCATAAAGAAGGAATACCCAACTCCATCGGAGGACGAGCTCCATGCAGAACTCTACGCTGAAAAAGCCTGGACCCTGATGATCCTCGACATAGAACGAGAGCTGGTGTCAGATTACTTCCAGAAAGCCATCAAGATGCAGCCAGACATGGTGGAGTGGAACACCAGTCACGTCATCGGGTTAGCGAGTAATTTTGTTCGAGGCAGCACAAAGATGGAGGCTGACATCTTGGATAAAATGAGAGACGCCAAGGAACAGGATCCAGAGAACTTGTACCTCGCTGCTTGCGACATTCAGATACGTGCAAAGAAAGGGCAAGACGTTGCAGACGAAGCACGTGAGTTAGCCAAAAGGGTTCCACAAGGAGGTGATTTCTCTTTACCCAGATTCTGCACTTGTGGAGGAAATGGACCTCGCAAATATATACGCAAAGTCCAATCGCAGACAGGGCGAAGCCAAACATTTGTTCCAACAACTGCTAGAAAGGAAGCTGGAACCTGCAGAGAAACAGGTGCTTTACAAACACTACGCTAA
- the LOC120823606 gene encoding interferon-induced protein with tetratricopeptide repeats 5-like — protein MMSADQSQTTLRSKLEALQCHFTWILEPSKINLVLHRDKLLEIGTEDGNSWLGHIYNLRGFIQCKLGSTEDALSFFLQAAEAFGQMRRAGEGPWLVVNYGNLAWLHHLLGDQAESEAYLSKVEAIKKEYPTPSEDELHAELYAEKAWTLMILDIERELVSDYFQKAIKMQPDMVEWNTSHVIGLASNFVRGSTKMEADILDKMRDAKEQDPENLYLAACDIQIRAKKGQDVADEARELAKRVSINPVSSYSEMRAILHVYRTCRLIDEAIFLAAKAVENNPDQRYLKKFAALTLKWKIVFSNYSGVDERMVDRAVILHKEVISLYPDSALVEEMDLANIYAKSNRRQGEAKHLFQQLLERKLEPAEKQVLYKHYAKHLLFDLKDYNKSIEYNMKAAKIPINSLYRESSIKALVKIKNKGRSPKCREIEEFLENLQQP, from the exons ATGATGAG TGCTGATCAGAGTCAAACAACACTGAGGTCCAAACTGGAGGCCCTGCAGTGTCATTTTACCTGGATTCTGGAGCCCAGCAAGATCAACCTTGTACTTCACCGCGACAAGCTGTTGGAGATCGGCACGGAGGATGGAAACAGCTGGCTGGGTCACATCTACAACCTGAGGGGCTTCATTCAGTGCAAGCTGGGCTCCACCGAAGACGCCCTGAGTTTCTTCCTCCAGGCTGCAGAGGCCTTCGGCCAGATGAGAAGGGCAGGTGAAGGTCCCTGGTTGGTGGTGAACTACGGGAACCTGGCTTGGCTGCACCACCTCCTGGGAGACCAAGCAGAGAGCGAGGCTTACCTTTCAAAGGTGGAAGCCATAAAGAAGGAATACCCAACTCCATCGGAGGACGAGCTCCATGCAGAACTCTACGCTGAAAAAGCCTGGACCCTGATGATCCTCGACATAGAACGAGAGCTGGTGTCAGATTACTTCCAGAAAGCCATCAAGATGCAGCCAGACATGGTGGAGTGGAACACCAGTCACGTCATCGGGTTAGCGAGTAATTTTGTTCGAGGCAGCACAAAGATGGAGGCTGACATCTTGGATAAAATGAGAGACGCCAAGGAACAGGATCCAGAGAACTTGTACCTCGCTGCTTGCGACATTCAGATACGTGCAAAGAAAGGGCAAGACGTTGCAGACGAAGCACGTGAGTTAGCCAAAAGGGTTTCAATCAACCCCGTCAGCAGCTACAGTGAGATGAGAGCAATACTTCATGTTTACAGAACCTGTAGATTAATTGATGAGGCCATTTTTTTGGCAGCAAAGGCGGTGGAAAACAATCCAGATCAGCGTTATCTCAAGAAATTTGCTGCACTAACTCTCAAATGGAAGATTGTTTTTTCCAACTACAGTGGCGTAGATGAGCGCATGGTTGACAGAGCAGTCATTCTCCACAAGGAGGTGATTTCTCTTTACCCAGATTCTGCACTTGTGGAGGAAATGGACCTCGCAAATATATACGCAAAGTCCAATCGCAGACAGGGCGAAGCCAAACATTTGTTCCAACAACTGCTAGAAAGGAAGCTGGAACCTGCAGAGAAACAGGTGCTTTACAAACACTACGCTAAACATCTTCTCTTTGATCTGAAAGATTACAACAAGTCAATAGAATATAACATGAAGGCAGCAAAGATACCGATAAATTCCCTCTATCGTGAGAGCAGCATTAAAGCTCTGGTGAAGATTAAAAATAAAGGCAGGAGCCCAAAGTGCAGAGAAATAGAGGAGTTTCTGGAAAACCTGCAACAGCCATAG
- the LOC144411408 gene encoding pre-mRNA-splicing factor 38A-like, protein MELKYVGGVFGGNIKPTPFLCLTLKMLQIQPEKDIIVEFIKNEDFKYVRLLGAMYMRLTGTAVDCYKYLEPLYNDYRKVKNQNRNGEFELMHVDEFIDELLHAERMCDIILPRLQKRHVLGGADLQRDEARHPEESATAARAPAATAAGPETDATAPNLQVTTEATDIAATQSPPRGVQKRVTRRVEEETIDLFPPFYFACDLLVNLPLNLLKFNDVFKFVLFFK, encoded by the exons ATGGAGCTGAAGTACGTCGGTGGAGTTTTTGGAGGAAACATAAAGCCCACTCCTTTCCTCTGCCTCACGCTGAAGATGCTGCAGATTCAACCAGAAAAAGACATTATTGTTGAGTTCATCAAAAATGAGGATTTCAA ATATGTTCGTTTACTTGGAGCGATGTACATGAGGTTAACTGGCACTGCAGTGGATTGCTACAAATACCTGGAGCCATTGTATAACGATTACAGAAAAGTCAAGAATCAGAACCGTAATGGGG AATTTGAGTTGATGCACGTGGACGAGTTCATTGATGAGCTTCTTCATGCAGAGAGGATGTGTGACATCATTCTGCCCCGCCTCCAG AAAAGACACGTCCTTGGAGGAGCAGATCTCCAAAGAGACGAAG CCCGTCACCCAGAAGAGAGCGCCACCGCAGCAAGAGCCCCCGCCGCCACCGCAGCCGGTCCAGAGACAGACGCCACCGCTCCAAATCTCCAG GTCACCACAGAAGCCACAGACATCGCAGCCACTCAAAGTCCCCCGAGAG GAGTTCAAAAAAGAGTCACAAGAAGAGTCGAAGAGGAAACGATTGAtctgtttcctcctttttattttgcctGTGATCTGTTGGTGAACTTGCCTCTAAATCTTTTGAAATTCAATGAtgttttcaaatttgttttatttttcaagtaA